Proteins from a single region of bacterium:
- a CDS encoding arylsulfatase has translation MADAKKPNILIIWGDDIGWFNVSAYNLGIMGYRTPNIDRIAQEGMLFTDWYGQQSCTAGRAAFITGQQPIRTGLTKVGLPGAEQGIQREDPTIAELLKPHGYVCGQFGKNHLGDRDEFLPTVHGFDEFFGNLYHLNAEEEPELPDYPKDPRFKERFGPRGVLRSWAQPDGTQKIENTGPLTRKRMETFDEEVTEAALDFIERQAKADQPFFCWWNSTKMHVWTHLKESALGVTGVGLYPDGMVEHDKHVGQLLDKLDELGIADNTIVMYSTDNGAEVLSWPDGGATPFRGEKGSNWEGGWRVPCAIRWPGVIKPGSISNEIFCHQDMLPTLLAAAGDPDVVEKLKQGHQVGDMTYRVHIDGYNMMPFLSGEVEENPRKGFLYWSDDGDLLALRVGSYKTHFLEQRADGVQAWGEPFVHLRAPKLMHLRSDPFERIDVACQTLGQRWAIDHLWVFIPAQAIVMKFLETLQEFPPRQRPASWTVDEIVQKLTQGARTNG, from the coding sequence ACCTGGGCATTATGGGCTACCGGACCCCCAACATCGATCGCATCGCCCAGGAAGGGATGCTCTTCACCGACTGGTACGGGCAGCAGAGCTGCACGGCCGGGCGCGCGGCCTTCATCACAGGGCAGCAGCCGATCCGTACCGGCCTGACCAAGGTAGGCCTGCCCGGGGCGGAACAGGGCATCCAGCGGGAAGACCCCACCATCGCCGAGCTGCTCAAGCCACACGGGTACGTCTGCGGCCAGTTCGGCAAGAACCACCTGGGGGACCGTGACGAGTTCCTGCCGACGGTCCACGGCTTCGACGAGTTCTTCGGTAACCTCTATCACCTCAACGCCGAGGAAGAGCCCGAACTGCCGGACTACCCCAAGGACCCGAGGTTCAAAGAGCGGTTCGGCCCGCGCGGCGTCCTGCGCTCGTGGGCCCAGCCGGATGGGACACAGAAGATCGAGAACACCGGCCCCCTGACCAGGAAGCGGATGGAGACCTTCGATGAGGAGGTGACGGAGGCCGCGCTGGACTTCATCGAGCGCCAGGCCAAGGCGGATCAGCCCTTCTTCTGCTGGTGGAACTCGACCAAGATGCATGTTTGGACACACCTGAAGGAGAGTGCCCTCGGCGTGACGGGCGTCGGCCTCTACCCGGACGGGATGGTGGAGCACGACAAGCACGTCGGGCAACTGCTGGACAAGCTGGACGAGCTGGGCATCGCGGACAACACCATCGTGATGTACTCGACCGACAACGGCGCCGAGGTTCTCAGTTGGCCCGACGGGGGCGCCACGCCCTTCCGCGGGGAGAAGGGCAGCAACTGGGAGGGCGGCTGGCGGGTCCCCTGCGCCATCCGCTGGCCGGGAGTCATCAAGCCCGGCAGCATCAGCAACGAGATCTTCTGTCACCAGGACATGCTGCCGACCCTGCTCGCAGCCGCGGGCGATCCGGATGTTGTGGAGAAGCTCAAGCAGGGCCATCAGGTCGGTGACATGACCTACCGCGTCCACATTGACGGCTACAACATGATGCCCTTCCTGTCGGGCGAAGTGGAGGAGAACCCGCGCAAGGGGTTCCTCTACTGGAGTGACGATGGCGACTTGCTGGCGCTGCGGGTGGGATCGTACAAGACCCACTTCCTCGAACAGCGGGCCGACGGCGTTCAAGCCTGGGGCGAACCCTTCGTCCATCTGCGAGCGCCGAAGCTGATGCACCTCCGTAGTGACCCCTTTGAGCGGATTGACGTGGCCTGTCAGACGCTCGGCCAGCGCTGGGCTATCGATCACCTGTGGGTCTTCATCCCCGCCCAGGCGATCGTGATGAAGTTCCTTGAGACTCTGCAGGAGTTCCCGCCCCGCCAGAGGCCGGCGAGCTGGACCGTCGACGAGATCGTCCAGAAGCTGACCCAGGGGGCTCGCACCAACGGCTAG